Proteins from one Bactrocera neohumeralis isolate Rockhampton chromosome 3, APGP_CSIRO_Bneo_wtdbg2-racon-allhic-juicebox.fasta_v2, whole genome shotgun sequence genomic window:
- the LOC126752623 gene encoding phenoloxidase-activating factor 2-like: MCILNLPKIMSLQLTITVLCLLGIFFKPVRTQSIPNIDVLLGRIFDDNSTELIPETRVDTSAKICGFGKECVPRSLCNENGTVNIYGIDMLNLRIDGSNPCAYLESCCDVSNKLQEPKPLDVPQRNTCGYRNFNGVSFKITDAKNNEAEFAEFPWMVAIYANTGNQKVFKCGGSIIAPNVILTAAHCLSDKQTAPLMVRAGEWDLETTQEPLMHQDARVSEIIVHESFSRSTIFNDIALLILETPFTFAPNVQPICLPEAGTIFDNKRCFATGWGQDKFGKHGAYQHILKKIELPVIPHAKCQTQLRVTRLSRYFQLHNSFMCAGGELGKDTCKGDGGSPLSCPDPNNPERYLQAGVVSWGIECGVENIPGVYANVAQLREWIIEKLVAKGIDTKFFTP; the protein is encoded by the exons ATGTGCATTCTTAA CTTACCAAAAATCATGTCTCTACAGCTGACGATTACTGTTCTATGCCTGCTAGGCATTTTTTTTAAGCCGGTACGAACTCAATCAATACCAAACATTGATGTGTTATTAGGACGCATATTTGACGACAATTCGACAGAACTTATACCAGAAACAAGAGTAGATACATCAGCTAAGATTTGTGGCTTCGGCAAGGAATGTGTACCACGCAGTCTCTGCAATGAAAATGGAACGGTCAATATTTATGGAATAGATATGCTCAATCTTCGTATAGACGGATCTAATCCATGCGCCTATTTGGAAAGCTGCTGTGATGTAAGCAATAAG TTACAGGAGCCCAAACCACTGGATGTGCCTCAAAGAAATACTTGCGGTTATCGCAATTTTAATGGCGTATCTTTCAAAATTACCGATGCTAAAAATAACGAGGCAGAATTCGCAGAATTTCCCTGGATGGTGGCGATTTATGCAAATACTGGAAATCAGAAGGTTTTCAAGTGTGGCGGCTCGATTATCGCACCAAACGTCATTCTAACAGCGGCTCATTGTCTCTCGGACAAACAGACCGCCCCGTTAATGGTCCGTGCAGGCGAATGGGATTTGGAGACCACACAGGAACCGCTTATGCATCAAGATGCACGAGTTTCAGAAATCATAGTTCATGAGTCCTTTAGTCGCAGCACCATATTTAACGATATCGCGTTATTAATTTTGGAAACACCATTTACTTTCGCACCGAATGTGCAACCCATTTGTTTGCCCGAAGCGGGCACAATATTCGATAATAAGCGTTGCTTTGCCACCGGTTGGGGTCAGGACAAGTTTGGTAAACACGGTGCATACCAGCATATTTTGAAGAAGATCGAGTTGCCTGTTATACCGCATGCAAAATGTCAAACGCAATTGCGTGTAACGCGGCTGAGTCGATATTTTCAGCTACACAATAGTTTCATGTGCGCTGGCGGTGAACTGGGTAAAGACACGTGTAAAGGTGATGGCGGTTCGCCATTATCATGCCCCGATCCGAATAATCCAGAACGTTATCTTCAAGCTGGTGTTGTTTCTTGGGGTATCGAATGTGGAGTGGAGAATATTCCCGGCGTATACGCGAACGTGGCGCAGTTACGCGAGTGGATCATCGAAAAGCTGGTGGCAAAGGGAATCGACACCAAGTTTTTTACGCCATAA